The region agactaaattggtcaaaagtttcgaaatgaactaattccaaaattcaccgAAAATTAAGAGatccaaaacatatttaacccttattttttttCCGATAGGTGTCATGTTTATTACAACCAAGGTAGTGGGAAGCAACTTAAGTTTGAGCCAAGGCCGTTTTGGATATACCCTATTGCAGTTGATGTGAAAGAGCTTAGTTTCGGAAGAAACTGTGTGGATTTGAGCCAGTTGGTTGAAGAATCCATTGAGAGAAGCCAGCAAGGCACGCGTGTGAAGCAGTGGAACACAAGCTTTGGGTTAACGGGAAAGGCAAAAGGAGGAGAGCTGGTTTTGAAACTTGGGGTCCATATCATGGAGAAAGATGGAGAAGTTGAGATGTACAAGCAGGAAGAGAATTTTTTTAAGCCTAGTAGGTTCAGAAAGGTTACATCTTTTGCTCGCAAAAGATCCAAGTCTTCACTCAGCTTTACTAGTCCAAGAATAAGAAGTAGAAGTGATGCTTAGACTTTTTTGAAGACAATTTAAATGGATAATAATactttaactcattttttttacatcattaaatcatcacatcacatgattaaaaaaaaatcaaaataggtGATCTAATGACGATTGAAATAGTGGgttaaaagtggataaaaaaatggattaaaatatcattattcaatTTAAGCATATATCTTAGTTATGGGTGGATCTTGGAAAAATATATCAAGGgtgttaaaattttctttataagtGTATTATAAGCATATGTCCTTagacttttatattattataagggttaaatatgtttttgatcccttaactttcagtgaattttggaattagtccattttgaaactttggactaatttagtctttaatctttcgaaatacgtagatttagtctttttaatcaaattttgttaggtttattttatgtttcgtaggcatttcaggattgtatttgaattcTTTATAATGTTTGACATacttttgctttaatgttaagtcaaatactattatgaaacgtgcttaaaatgtcaaataaacttaaatatattattatctactataaatatatataaatataagaaaagattatattagaaaatttattttattatccatATTTATCATATTGATATGTGttcttaaaaatagtttttcagtcatttaatattaatttatctatttatttatatttattttgttgttacgTATGTCTACTGagttaatttatacttttattcatATTCTCTCCATAATCAccttgaatataatatatatccattcatataaaaaaaaatcaaaagaacatCAATAGGTGTGTAAACACcgttttaaaactatttattatataagaaaCTACGAATATTATAGTTAGAACTAATATAAGGTCATCCAAAATGTCTTTTTAGTGTAAGGTTTGATATTACTTCtgttcaaaataatataaatttaacaaaaaaaaaaaatagtgtgtCAATGTGATCAATCTTATAGTATTACCATTCATATATTACTATAATTGTCATCGCTATCATCATTGACGAGAGTAGCAACTATTATTCTGGTATTTTCCATTTTCGTTTAATCATCATCATAAGTGTATCCTACTTTACCACATATTTCGATCTATAATTTCTTTCCTACTTTGTCAGAGGTTTAAAATGCATCTTCAATTTCTATTTCATGGTTATTGAATTGTGCGAAGCATGTgctacaacaaaaaataaaaactatacagTTCAGGAgcgttaaaaaataaataaaaaatatataaacgactatatctattttttttttatttcacggTTCACTACCCAAAAAACTTATATCtcttgtaaattttgttttaaattttctttttaaataatagttacaaactttgttataaaaaaaattataaaaagttgttacccatttttttcaaaaatattgtatataattttttttttgcaaaataattatacaaaatacttataaattttataatttttaaaaaataattatccatgaaaatttatttatcaattagaatttttagaaaaaaaaaattcttataaattttttaataaatttgtagaaaaaatcatatgtaatataattttttttaatagtgattAAACTAGTATAGTgttttagttaaattagtataattattgatttatttttatatatgaaaaatatattaatagtaaCACATTCAATTATTTCATAATCtgtttttaaacatttataatcATTTCCTATGTTGCGATAAGGTGAAAATAAATTCCCACTTAATTATAATGAATATATATGACAccgatttttattttaaaaccacAATACTTTAGTTCAATTAGTGATAGGTTAAATTAGTaccattttaaattatagtacGAATAAATAATGTGAAGTTGGTACATAATACATTTTTCAACCGTCCAAAAGATAATAGAGTACACTATTTTCAAAGTCTCGTATCAATGAAATAGAAGGCGaatttataatacataaatGAATTCAAGCTTCATTTTACAAATTAGATTTAGaagattgagttaaatttaaaatttacttcttaTTACTACagtataaaaaatcatttttaaaatctcTTGTAAACTGATTTATGATTTGTTGGTATGTATGACTAAATCTCACTTCTTCACATATCAATTTTAAAGTTTGTTAATTTAATCTACCggattaatattattataacatgtaaatataACTAGATGCACCGATATACAATCATTTGAAGAACggattaatattattataacatgtaaatataattacatGCACCAATATACGATCATTTGAAGAACGATACAGTAAAAGTAAATCAAACCATATTCTATAGTTGGTCTTTTATTGTAAAACAGAGGTTTTATAGAATTCGTGGAACCTCCAACAGCATTAACTACCATTGATAATCGAAAACTCAAAGGGTTCATTGTTTAACACAAGACGCCTTTCTTGCACATCATCGTGTCTCCCAATGCCATAACAAGTGCTGCTGTCGCTGCTGTCGAAACAGAACACAAGCTTGTAACCCAAGCCAAATTTCTGAACGATAAACTTTCCGGGCACTACCTTCTTCCCCGGATGGTCTCCCTCGCCACCAATCCCCACCCATATCCCCGGAAAATCATCAGAAACCACCACCCAGTTGAAAGATGAAGCACACGAAGGTTTATCCACAAACGCAACATCCAAAGGCGTTTCTGTGAAGATGTCGCCGGAGCTTGTTCCTCCGGTGCCGAACTTCACAGCCAGGCCAGGGTCAGTCTCGTCGGTAGGTTGTAGAACAGCAACAGGGCATGCTGAGTTCTCAGCTTGACCTAATGTTATAGCGCCACCTTCTGGGCCAGGAAAAAATGGCAGAAGGTAGTATTTTGCAGCGGAAGAAACGGGTCTTTCTTGTGAGTCCACCACTTTTTCGGGAGCTTCTGAGAACGATGGTGTGAAGTTGAGGGTGGTGATGccaaagaggaagaagaaggaaaggGTGAGAGATGGTGCAGACTTCACCATGTTTCTGCGTTTTGCTGGTTTAGGTTTATGTCGATGATGTTTTTTGTGTTGCTGGTTCAACCTCCTTTTATAAGGATTCGCTTAGGGTTTCATATGaagcaattaattttttttttcgaatttGTTGGTTGATGGTccaaaataaatacttttgaTTAGTAGTTTTTTCAAAGGTGTTTCCAAATTGTATAGTGTTCTATTAATGTAGTAGATCTAACTTTAGTAATGTAATTAGTGAGtcttaattaatgtattttttcatCTTACTAATTagtcaatataataataagtcTTTAATaactaatcatttttttttgtggtgaATGCATTAATAATTATACGTTTCATCTATAATAATATAGGAAGATATTCatccacattttaaaataacaattttatcatttaaaatataattatttataaaaattttaaaaattaatggttgtttttataattttttttataaaatcgttcataagtttttctcttttttctttatttattaacagttattctctcattttttttttgatatattttactttatttttaataatataattttattttatatattaacttaataaaattacattatcatcatcaattaatataatatcatgtatatttatatacacGGACCTGTACGCCAGTTGAATTTAAAGTGTTTCATTCATTGTAgatatattttcttacaaacTAATTAATCGACCAACTGAGAATATCCTTTTCCGATTTCAGTTTTATAtatgtgtatttatattttactgtATTAGAATTATGAGATTGATATATTTGACTCACAAAACGTATtcaataaaagatattaactatcTTTAATGTGTTTGGATTCGTTTTAATActatgctatatatatatatatatatatgcacaaatagcatgaaaagaagaagatagtTCGAAAAATTTAACTAACCAAATTTAACATACCTCATCACATTCTTGGTTGAGAAAGCTCCAACACCTTCACTGTTTCCACCACCAATGCACAACTCCTACACCAAATTTAACTAACCAAACTTTCCAATGTGAGCATCATTTTTCTCTTACTCATCCCAAAACTGTCTCTTCGTTTTTGGTAGCAACAACTTCTTCGTTCACAATTATGacagaaaataagagaaattcCAATGTTCATGAGCTCCTACAAGAATTTGAAGCTCTTAGTGAAACCCTTTACCAATCACATTCCGCAGACAGAACCAGAATAATAACAGTTTCATTAGCTCTACCAAGCTCAGGCGCGTCTCCTTTTGTCCCGTCGGCCGAAGATGGCAATGACATTGCTAAAGTTAACAATAAACAAGACAACAAAACTCGGTCTAGAACCAACTCAACAGTAAAGCAggtaaaatatttgatttagatttttaactaaaaaaattcaaaaaatttatttttagtactattttttttctattaaattaattatagaattatttagaaaaaaaaagcttaatttttttaatactaatatatctttattaaattaattataaaattatatttaaaaaattaaaaacttcaatttttttaatattaatatacctttattaaattaattatgaaattatatttaagataaaagaatttaattttttttataattaatatatttaaaaaaaataaaaattgataattttaaatttgttttaagtcTCTCAAATTCTTAAGTCATCCGTAACTAGATCTCGTGGCATGTCCTTGTCTCCAAGGCCAAAGCTTGAAGATGCCAAGATAACTCTCATTCAGTCACATACCTGTTGGAACTGTCTAACACTACAGGTCACGCACACACACAATATGCAGAGAAAAACAGgataaaaattttcttattaactGCAACAGCAATACACAAATTATATAAACTGTCAGGATGACAGTTATTACAATCACACACGAAATATTATAGTTATTGcaactataaaagaaacaaacaactcTTTGATTAATTTCAACAATACCAAGAAGTTTGATAACATGGAAAATGAGAAGATAGGAATTTGGAGGTGGAACCCTTTAAGGACAATTTATCATATTGGaatgaaaaaactaaattgtttgTTTTCTGTTAAAGTGGTCACTGCTCAAGGCCTTCCTTCATCCATAAATGGACTAAGGCTTTCTGTTTGTGTTAGAAAGAAGGAGACCGGAGTGTTCAGACAATGCCATCAAGGGTTGATCAAGGCGCTGCAGATTCAAGTCTAGCAGGTTCAGAAAGGTTACATCTTTTGCTCGCAAAAGATCCAAGTCTTCACTCAGCTTTACTAGTCTAAGAATCAGAAGTGATACTTagagtttttcaaaaataatttaagttgataatgatattttaatccattttttttttacttttaacctATCATTTTAATTACTATTAGATCATCAtattatatcattaaaaataatcaaaataaatgatcTAATGACGATTGAAGTAGTGGGttaaaagtagataaaaaaatgggttaaaatatcattattcaatTTAAGCATATATCTTAGTTATGGGTGGATCTTGGAAAAATATATTAGGGGTgttaacattttcttttataagtgTATTATAAGCATATGTCCTTagacttttatattattataaggattaaatatgtttttggtcccttaactttaagtgaattttggaattagtctattttgaaactttggaccaatttagtccttcatctttcgaaatgcatggatttagtcattttaatcaaattttggtaggtttatttgatgtttcatatgcatttcaggattgtatttaagttgtttatactgtttgacacatttttgctttgtgttaagtcaaatattattatgaaacacgcttgaaatgtcaaataaacttaacaaaatttgattaaaatgactaaattcacgtatcaCAAAAGattaaggactaaattgatccaaaatttcaaaatggactaattccaaaatttaccgaaagttaagggactaaaaacatatttaaccttctttattataatagttattattatttactataaatatataaatataagaaaagattatattagaaaatttattttattatctatatttattaCGTTGATATGTgttctaaaaaatagtttttcagtcatttaatattaatttatttatttatctatatttattttgttgttacatatttctaaagaattaatttatatttttatccatATTTTCTCCATCTCCAAATCTCcttgaaaataataatgttcattcatatagaaaaaattcaaaagaacaTCAATAGGTGTGTAAACACcgttttaaaactatttattatataagaaaCTACGAATATTATAATTAGCACTAATATAAGCTCATTTGAAATTGTCTTTTAGTGTAAGGTTAgatattatttcttttcaaaataatataaatttaacaaaaaataatagtatgTCAATCTGATCAATCTTATACTAAATAAAGAGAAACACAATTCAACCCATTTTTATACACATTAAGTGAAGACCATTGATTCAttacattttcattaattattattattatcctaaTAGTATTACCATTCATATATCACTATAATTGTCATCGCTATCATCATTGACGAGAGTAGCAACTATTATTCTGGTATTTTCCATTTTCGTTTAATCATCATCATAAGTGTATCCTACTTTACCACATATTTCGATCTATAATTTCCTACTTTGTCAGAGGTTTAAAATGCATCTTCAATTTCTATTTCATGGTTATTGAATTGTGCGAAACATGTgctacaacaaaaaataaaaactatacagTTCAGGAgcgttaaaaaataaataaaatatatataaacgaCTAtacctattttattatttcacgGTTCACTACCGAAAAAATTTATATCTcctgtgaatttttttttaaaaaaaatagttaaaaaaaattgtaaaaagttgttaccaatttttttcaaaaatattgtaTATGAAACCTTTTTTCgcaaaataattatacaaaatacttataaattttataatttttaaaaaataattatgcatgaaaaaattatttatcaattaaaatttttagaaaaagtaataagaaaaaaatttcttataaattttttaataaatttgtagaaaaagttatgtgtaatatgaaaatttttaataatgattaaacttgtataatattttagttaaattagtataattattgaattattttatatatgaaaatatattaatagtaacacattaaattatttcataatctattttaaaacatttataatcATTTCCTATATTTTGTGataaggtaaaaatcaattatcacttaattataataaataaatatgacaccgatttttattttaaaaccacAATACTTTAGTTCAATTAGTGATAAGCTAAATTAGTaccattttaaattatagtatgaataaataatgtaaagttggtatataatacatttttcaaccgtctaaaaaataataaagtacaCTGGATTGAAAATCTTATatcaagaaattaaaaataagaaaaatttataatacccataacaatatataacaatatataaaggaaatttctttttttgtgtccaattttcaaaataccgattttatcctttaaatataataatttattaaatttttaaaaattgaccgttacttttataattttttataaaatcatatgtctatacttcttctcttctttaatatttatcaatggttattcttttatctattttgatatatttcactttatttttaataaatataattttaatatatatatatatatattaacttaataatattataatattattatctactaatataatatcatgcatatttaaaaaatatatacatacaggCGCGATAACGTCTGTGTTTCGCTAGTATCGCgctcgtatatatatatatatatatatatatatatatatatatatatatatatatatatatatatatatatatatatatatatatatataaaagtgaatAGAAATCTGATTTTATAATAAGACAggtttatataattaatattattataacatataaatattattacatgCATCGATATACAATCATTTGAATAACAATCCAGTAAATCAAACCATATTCTATAGTTGGTCTTTTATTGTAAAACAGAGGTTTTATACAATTCGTGGAACCTCCAACAGCATTAACTACCATAGTTAAACGAAAACTCAAAGGGTTTATTGTTTAACACAAGACGCCTTCCTTGCACATCATCATGTCTCCCAATGCCATAACAATTGCTGCTGCTGTCGAAACAGAACACAAGCTTGTAACCCACGTCAAATTTCTGAACGATAAACTTTCCGGTCACTACCTTCTTCCCCGGATGGTCTCCCTCGCCACCAATCCCCACCCATATCCCCGGAAAATCATCAGAAACCACCACCCAGTTGGAAGATGAAGCACACGAAGGTTTATCTACAAACGCAACATCCAAAGGCTTTTCTGTGAAGATGTCACCGGAGCTTGTGTTTCCTCCGGTGCCGAACTTCACGGCCAGGCCACGGTCACTCTCATCGGTAGTTTGTAGAACAGCAACAGGGCATGCTGAGTTCTCAGCTTGACCTAATGTTACACCGCCACCTTCTGGGCCAGAAAAAAATGGCAGAACGTAGTATTTTGCAGCGGAAGAAACGGGTCTTTCTTGTGAGTCTACCACTTTTTCGGAAGCTTCTGAGAACGATGGTGTGAAGTTGATGGTGGTGATGgcaaagaggaagaagaaggaaaggGTGAGAGATGGTGCAGACTTCATCATGTTTCTGTGTTTGGCTGGTTTAGGTTTATGTCGATGATGTCGATGATGTTTTTTGTGTTGCTGGTTCAACCTCCTTTTATAAGGATTCGCTTAGGGTTTCATAtgaagcaattttttttttttcgaatttGTTGGTTGATGGTccaaaataaatacttttgaTTCGTAGTTTTTCAAAGGTGTTTCCAAATTGTATAATGTTCTATTAATGTAGTAGATCTCATCTTAGTAATGTAATTAGTGAGTCTTAATGTATTTTTTCATCTTGCTAATTAGTCAATATAGTAATAAgtatttaataactaatattttctgTGGTGAATGCATTAATAATGATATgtttaatctataacaatatataaagaatttcgtgtacattttaaaataacaattttattttttaaaatataattatttataaggtttttaaaaattaatagttatttttataaagtttttataaaatcatttatctgctcttctcttttttttctatttattaacagttattctcttatctttttttatatattttactttatttttaataaatataattttattttatatattaacttaat is a window of Vigna unguiculata cultivar IT97K-499-35 chromosome 4, ASM411807v1, whole genome shotgun sequence DNA encoding:
- the LOC114182613 gene encoding subtilisin inhibitor CLSI-II-like, with the translated sequence MVKSAPSLTLSFFFLFGITTLNFTPSFSEAPEKVVDSQERPVSSAAKYYLLPFFPGPEGGAITLGQAENSACPVAVLQPTDETDPGLAVKFGTGGTSSGDIFTETPLDVAFVDKPSCASSFNWVVVSDDFPGIWVGIGGEGDHPGKKVVPGKFIVQKFGLGYKLVFCFDSSDSSTCYGIGRHDDVQERRLVLNNEPFEFSIINGS
- the LOC114182768 gene encoding subtilisin inhibitor CLSI-II-like; protein product: MMKSAPSLTLSFFFLFAITTINFTPSFSEASEKVVDSQERPVSSAAKYYVLPFFSGPEGGGVTLGQAENSACPVAVLQTTDESDRGLAVKFGTGGNTSSGDIFTEKPLDVAFVDKPSCASSSNWVVVSDDFPGIWVGIGGEGDHPGKKVVTGKFIVQKFDVGYKLVFCFDSSSNCYGIGRHDDVQGRRLVLNNKPFEFSFNYGS